The sequence CGGACCTGCAGTAACAATGAAACGCCTGCTGCGCCTGCTGGCGCTGGTTTTTCTGACCGGCGCCGCCTGGGCCGCCTGGCAGGCCTTTGCCCCGCGCCCCGTACCGCCGCAGGCCACGGCGGTGGACCGGATCGACCGCATCCTGATCGAGAAATCCGCCCGCCGCCTGACCGCCAGCCGCGGCGGCGAAACGGTGCTGGAATTTCCCATTGCTCTTGGGTTCGAGCCTAATGGTGATAAGGAACAGGAAGGCGACGGCAAAACCCCTGAGGGCACTTTTCAGATCGACCGGCGCAACCCCAACAGCGCCTATCACCTGTCATTGGGGATCAACTATCCCCAGCCCGAAGACCGGGCCCGCGCACAGGCCGCTGGGGTCAGCCCCGGCGGCGATATCTTCATTCACGGACAGCCGAACGCGGCGGGCAATCTGAGCACCCTGCCCGGCGACTGGACCGCCGGCTGCATTGCTGTCAGCAATCAGCAGATGGAAACGCTCTGGCGTCTGACGCAGGTCGGAACTGAGGTGGAAATCCGTCCCTGACCTGCCGCCTCAGATCTTGCCCTGCGACTGGTCGAAGGGGATCAGCCCGGCAGGCGCGTCCGGCGACTTATAGAAATCCAGCGGCGCTTTGTCGGAGGCAAGCGTCGAGCGCTTGAACTCATACCGCATCTCGCCGCCATCTTCCTCACTGGCGACAATCAGACATTGCGACAGATGGCGTGCGCCTTCGTAGATATCGACCAGCCCGCGCAGCATCGGTGCGGTTTCCGCCTCGACAGAGAACCCAGTCTTCCAGATCCGCAACACCGGATACAGCTCATTATCCGCCATCACCCGCAGCCGGCTCTTCTTTCGCATCCCCCGCAGGCGGGCTGTATCGAGCGCTTCCTGCACGGCTTTGGGAACGTAGGTATTCATAGCGGCAGCCTTCCAAATGCTTGGGTTTCCACGGATCTATTTATTCAACGGTGCGTCACAAAAAGATAAAATCAAGTGAACTTTTTCGGAAATTTCACGGCAGCGCAATTTTGTTGCGCCTGTGCAGTGGCGCAGAGGCCTTGCGCGCTGCGCTGCATAGGCGCAAGGCCCCGCCGGGCCTATGTTTGAACCGCACAGCAGCAGGAGCAGATACGATGGGCCTTTTGATCGACGGAAAGTGGCGCGACCAGTGGTATGACACCGATTCCACCGGCGGCGCCTTCAAGCGCAGCGAATCGCAGTTCCGCAGCTGGATTACCGCCGATGGCAGTGCCGGCCCCTCGGGCGAGGGCGGCTTTGCGGCGGAAAGCGGGCGCTACCACCTGTACGTGTCGCTCGCCTGCCCCTGGGCCCACCGCACCCTGATCTTCCGCAAGCTGAAGGAACTGGAAGACCATATCTCCGTTTCTGTTGTGCATCCCGACATGCTGGGCGAAGGCTGGACCTTTGAGACCGACAGCCACGGCGCCACGGGCGATACCCTGTTCGGCAGCTCGCATCTGCACCAAGTCTACACCCGGGCCGACTCCGTCTACACCGGCCGGGTGACTGTGCCTGTGCTGTGGGACAAGTTGCAAAACACCATCGTCTCCAACGAAAGCTCCGAGATTATCCGGATGTTCAATTCAGCCTTCGACGGGATCACCGGCAACACGGATGACTACTGGCCGGAAGAACTGCGCGAGCCAATCGAGGCGGTGAACGCCCGCGTCTACAGCACCATCAACAACGGCGTCTACAAATGCGGCTTTGCCACCTCGCAAGAGGCCTATGACGAAGCCGTTGTGCCCCTGTTCGAAAGCCTGGACTGGCTGGAGGACCTGCTGTCGCAGCACCGTTACCTGCTGGGCGGCCGCATCACCGAAGCCGATTGGCGCCTGTTCACCACCCTGCTGCGCTTCGACCCGGTCTACCACGTGCATTTCAAATGCAACCGCAAGCGGCTGGTGGATTACCCGAACCTTTGGGCCTACACCCGCGAGCTGTACCAATGGCCCGGCGTGGCGGAAACCGTCGGGATGGACCACATCGTGCGCCACTATTATTACAGCCACGACACCATCAACCCGCACCGTATCATTCCGGTCAATCCCGCGATCGACTGGATGGAACCGCACCGCCGCGGCTGACGCCTGCGACGTGACGCCGCCTGGCGTCAGATCCGCCTCTCCTGCATCAAATAGGGAGTTCACGCACTGAACCGGTTGCGTTAAGAAACGGGGAATCTCATATGGCATTCAACCAGCCTGGAGAGAAATATCCACCGGTGACAACCGCGATGCCTGAACGCCCGCTTGATAACGCATCACCGCCCCGCGACCACGGCGGCAACCTCAGCGCAGCGATGGCCGAATTCGGCGGGACACGCAGCGGCTGGATGGACCTGTCCACAGGCATCAACCCGCATCCCTACCCGCTGCCGGAGTTTGCCGCAGGCGATTGGCGCGCACTGCCTGACGCCGATGCCCTGGCGGACCTCGAACAGGCGGCCCGAGCGTTCTGGAACATCCCCGGCGAGGCGGCGGTCCTCGCCGCGCCGGGCGCTTCTGCGCTGATCGCAGCCCTGCCCGCCCTGGCCGCGCCGCGCTGGGTTCAGATCACCAAACCCACGTACAACGAACACGCCGCCGCCTTCGAAGCCCGCGGCTGGAAAATTCGCGTCGACGGACCGGCCGAGGCCCGTGTCGTGGTCCACCCGAACAATCCGGACGGCCGCCTGTGGAGCGAAGAACATCTTTCCTCTCCGCTCACCATCGTCGACGAAAGCTTCTGCGACGTCTGCCCCGGCCAGAGCCTGATCCGCGCGGCTGAACGCCCGGGTGTCATCGTGCTGAAAAGCTTCGGGAAATTCTGGGGTCTTGCCGGCATGCGGCTGGGGTTTGCCATCGGTGACCCCAAGCTGATTGCCAATCTTGCCACCTGGCAGGGCCCCTGGGCCGTATCCGGCCCTGCTTTGCGCACCGGGGCGCTGGCCCTGCAGGACCGCCCCTGGGCCGAAGCCACCCGCACCCGCCTGAAACAGGATGCCGCCCGGCTGGATGAGCTGGTTCTGGCCAAGGGCGCCAGCCTGGCCGGCGGCACCGACCTGTTCCGGCTCTACACCGTGGAGGATGCTGCCGCCTGGCAGCGCCGGCTGGCCCGTGCCCATATCTGGAGCCGCATCTTCCCCTATTCCCGAACCTATCTGCGCCTGGGCCTGCCGCCTTCGGACGGCTGGGACCGGCTGGAGGCGGCGCTATGAGCACGGCCGCTATGCTGTCCCTGGCCCTGCTGCTGGATGCCGTCTTCGGCGAGCCGGAATGGCTCTGGTCCCGCCTCACCCACCCCGCGGTGCTGATGGGCAAGGCGGTCGGGTACCTGGACCGCAAGCTCAACACTGGCGGCAACCGCCGCGGCAAGGGCGTGCTGGCAGCTCTGGCGCTGGTTCTATGCGGCTATTTCGCGGGCAAGCTGCTGGCGCTGCCGGGGGCGCTGGTGGAAATACTGGTGGCTGCCGTCCTGATCGCCCAGCGATCGCTGACCGAACATGTCGCCGCGGTCGCCAAGGGGCTGCGCAGCAGCCTGGCGGAAGGCCGCGAGGCGGTGGCGATGATCGTCAGCCGCGACACCGCTGCGATGTCCGCACCGCAAGTTGCCCGCTCCGCCATCGAAAGCGGGTCGGAGAACCTGTCCGACGGCGTCATCGCGCCTGCCTTCTGGTTCCTGATCGCCGGGCTGCCGGGGCTGATCATCTACAAGATGGTCAACACCGCCGACAGCATGATCGGCTACCGCAATGACTGGTACAAGGACTTTGGCTGGGCCGCCGCCCGGCTGGACGACCTGCTGAACCTGATCCCGGCGCGGCTGACCGGCCTGCTGATTGCGCTGCCCGGCGGCCAGCTGCGCCACTGGAACGCCATCGCGGCAGATGCCCGCAAACACCGCTCCCCTAACGCCGGCTGGCCCGAGGCCGCCATGGCGCGGGCGTTGAACACCGCTTTGGCCGGCCCGCGCTCCTATGACGGACAACTGAGGGACTTCCCCTGGGTTCATGCCGACGGAGCCAAAAGCGCCAGCGCCGAAACCATCAGCCGCGCCGTCACCCTGCTTTGGCAGACCTGGGCAATTGCCCTGGCACTGACCATTGCCATCGCCGTGTTTTTCTAGCACATAAGACCCTGTGGGAGCGGAATGACAAGGAGCGCCAGAGTTATGCGCCTATTGCCCTTTGCCCTCGCGGTGAGCCTGCTGCCAGCAGCGGCGGCGGCCCAATGCGGCGGCGGCTTTCAGAATTTCGTCAACCTCTTGAAAGACGAGGCGGTGCAGGCCGGCTATGGCGTCACGACGGTCAATGCCTTCTTTGACGGCACCCGCCAGGACCGCCGCGTGCTCAAGGCCGACCGCGCCCAAGGTGTTTTTCAGA is a genomic window of Leisingera caerulea DSM 24564 containing:
- the cobD gene encoding threonine-phosphate decarboxylase CobD; this encodes MPERPLDNASPPRDHGGNLSAAMAEFGGTRSGWMDLSTGINPHPYPLPEFAAGDWRALPDADALADLEQAARAFWNIPGEAAVLAAPGASALIAALPALAAPRWVQITKPTYNEHAAAFEARGWKIRVDGPAEARVVVHPNNPDGRLWSEEHLSSPLTIVDESFCDVCPGQSLIRAAERPGVIVLKSFGKFWGLAGMRLGFAIGDPKLIANLATWQGPWAVSGPALRTGALALQDRPWAEATRTRLKQDAARLDELVLAKGASLAGGTDLFRLYTVEDAAAWQRRLARAHIWSRIFPYSRTYLRLGLPPSDGWDRLEAAL
- a CDS encoding glutathione S-transferase family protein encodes the protein MGLLIDGKWRDQWYDTDSTGGAFKRSESQFRSWITADGSAGPSGEGGFAAESGRYHLYVSLACPWAHRTLIFRKLKELEDHISVSVVHPDMLGEGWTFETDSHGATGDTLFGSSHLHQVYTRADSVYTGRVTVPVLWDKLQNTIVSNESSEIIRMFNSAFDGITGNTDDYWPEELREPIEAVNARVYSTINNGVYKCGFATSQEAYDEAVVPLFESLDWLEDLLSQHRYLLGGRITEADWRLFTTLLRFDPVYHVHFKCNRKRLVDYPNLWAYTRELYQWPGVAETVGMDHIVRHYYYSHDTINPHRIIPVNPAIDWMEPHRRG
- a CDS encoding L,D-transpeptidase family protein — its product is MKRLLRLLALVFLTGAAWAAWQAFAPRPVPPQATAVDRIDRILIEKSARRLTASRGGETVLEFPIALGFEPNGDKEQEGDGKTPEGTFQIDRRNPNSAYHLSLGINYPQPEDRARAQAAGVSPGGDIFIHGQPNAAGNLSTLPGDWTAGCIAVSNQQMETLWRLTQVGTEVEIRP
- the cbiB gene encoding adenosylcobinamide-phosphate synthase CbiB, with the translated sequence MSTAAMLSLALLLDAVFGEPEWLWSRLTHPAVLMGKAVGYLDRKLNTGGNRRGKGVLAALALVLCGYFAGKLLALPGALVEILVAAVLIAQRSLTEHVAAVAKGLRSSLAEGREAVAMIVSRDTAAMSAPQVARSAIESGSENLSDGVIAPAFWFLIAGLPGLIIYKMVNTADSMIGYRNDWYKDFGWAAARLDDLLNLIPARLTGLLIALPGGQLRHWNAIAADARKHRSPNAGWPEAAMARALNTALAGPRSYDGQLRDFPWVHADGAKSASAETISRAVTLLWQTWAIALALTIAIAVFF